From Myxocyprinus asiaticus isolate MX2 ecotype Aquarium Trade chromosome 47, UBuf_Myxa_2, whole genome shotgun sequence:
CTCTTCATCCAAACAAGTTTTATTCAACCTTCCCTTGCACGGCGCAAATGTTGCTTTAGCGCCTTAATGTTGCATTTTTCGGCACGTGCCATGAGTGAGAAGACACGCTGCTTCCAACCTGATCCCCTTACCTTGCGGCGCACGGTGAAaaatctcgcaagagaaacaaagtATCAATGGGGATCACTGGTCGTGGTGCGGGAAGCAGAGTTGCAAAACGTTGGATGGCAAGATACTATGGTTGTTTTTACACTTTAGTCTTCTTTAAACCTCTGCGTGCCTACAATTTTTGTGTCACACGTGagtgaaaaaaatcagatttgggccacatcAGCTGCGGTATGAATGTAGGCTTTATTGTTCCAGGCGAActgacttttttaaatttttttttaattttttaatttttttaatccccttttctcccaatttggaaagcctaattcccactacttagtaggtcctcgtgttggcgcggttactcacctcaatccgaagAAATTACATACATACACTTTAAAAAGgggttttgtttctttggttaaatctttttatttttccatgatgtgtttGACATTTCCGTATAATTGCCCAACAtgtgcatagtatgaatttgtaatgttttatcatatacagtaaatgcatgtaaaatgtgagttctgttgttttgaactgcaaaaacagaagtgcaaaaatgttgtaGAAGGACAAAATAACCTTTTATTTCATCGTATTTAGTTCTTTTTTGAATCTTTTTAAATATGCTCATATTCTATTTATCTTTtgttgtggctctctttaaaattttggcctgtcatatgttcaacagatccaatccatgttcaatagaaattatttattgttcaaactttaaaaaaagttttgtagggggcctgggtatctcagcgagtattgacactgtctgtcacccctggagtcacgggtttgaatccagggtgtgctgagtgactccagccaggtctcctaagcaaccaaattggccaggttgctagggagggtagagtcacatggggtaacctcctcgtggtcactataatgtggttctcgctctcggtggggcgtgtggtgagttgtgcgtggatgctgcggagaatagcatgaagcctccacacgcgctacgtctccgcggtaacgcgctcaacaagccacgtgataagatgcgcggattgacggtctcagacgcggaggcaactgagattcgtcctccgccacccggatcgtGGCATGTCACTATTGGTCCATCCCTAGTAGTGATGTTTGATTTGTGAATCTTTTAAATCGACTCTTTTTAGTGACTCAAATTGCTCTGAAAGATTCATTTGCGAATTGGTCTCAATTTGAAAGATTTCTAGAAATCCTTCTGTAGTATTCCCAAACGTCCGCAAACAGTGAGAGAAACCTGATCCcatgtgttggtgtgtgtttcAGATCATTCCAGTGGAGAGACTGGTCAAGGGCAGGTTTCAGGATAACTTTGAGTTTGTTCAGTGGTTTAAGAAACTCTTCGATGCCAACTATGATGGGAAGGAGTATGACCCTCAGTTGGCGCGACAGGGTCAAGACGTCTCCCCTGTACCCAACCCAGGTGAAGTCATTTTCCACAAACCCAAGAACGCTCCCAGATCAGCAGGTAACACACCACTGCGGAGTTCACACACACATGTGTTTGCGTGTGTTGCGCTCGGCTGCTGGTTTGGTTTGAAACTTTCCTCCAGAAATCTCTGGAGGCTTTTCGCTTGCTTTCAGGTTTGAATTCTGTGCTGATGTGAATTAGTGTGAGTGTTCTGAGCAAGCTTTTGGATTGTGATTGATTGGCTGTTATGTGAGGCGGTGCGTTGTGATTGGCTGATGAGTTTGTTTTGTCATAGGGCCTCAGCGGACATCACCGACAGCGCCCAAAAACATGCCAGCCCCGCAGCGTGCCATAAACTCCACCCCCTCAGCTGGCATGAGACGGAACATGGTGATGTCACGGAACGGAGGCAGCGATGCCGAGATCATGGAACTCAACCAGCAGGtgtgaatcacacacacacatgtttactTAAATAGAGACATATCATAGACTTTAATCCTTGACTATTATAGacgattatttttatataaagttaaTGGTGATAActaacccttacccaaaccctaccactaaaagaaaacttaaaaacattatttatggggcctgggtagctcagtggtaaaatacgctggctaccacccctggagttcgctagttcgaaatccagggtgtgctgagtgactccagccaggtctcctaagcaaccaaattggcccggttgctagggagggtagagtcacatggggtaacctcctcgtggtcactataatgtggtttgttctcggtggggcgcatggtgaattgagcgtggttgccgcggtggatggcatgaagcctccacacgcgctatgtctccgtggcaacgcgctcaacaagccacgtgataagatgcgcgggttgactgtctcagacgcagaggcaactgggattcgtcctccgccacccggattgaggcgaatcactatgcgaccaccaggacttagagcgcattgggaattgggcattccaaattgggagaaaaaggggaaaaatcccccccccccaaaaaaaacaaaaaaaacaaaaaaaacattatttatgtatcttttttaCCTTTAAGGACGTCACCTAAGAGTGGTTTTGTCTCATTTAACTCACTTCTGTGGACAGTTTTGTGCCTGTTGCTATTTCTGCACATTTACACCCTCAAATACACTGATTATATAGACATATACACGGGATGCACAACATATATATCGGCAGCCAATAACCGGAGAAATAAATGTTTCATGATGCAATAAATGAAAACGCGACAAAAACGCATAGTGTAACACACAAACCAATGCTGCACTCGCATTCAGGCTGCTATGTATACAGAGTTAAATGCTATTCATTTTtcgcctcattttggtttaatgcattattacagcgGTTAAAAGTGCAACATTCTCTCTCTGTGAACGATTCATCAGGATTACCGTAAAtactcatataaatgggcaccataaaATGTTTGCGTGttcattcatgtatttatttattatcatttattattattcatttaagtgtttcatttatttctcattcaaatcagcggacataaaaatatgttgtaattagaagtagaccgatatatctgttttgcagataaatcggtgccgatagttgctttttggaactatctttatcggcaaaaatctatggcaatagttgccgatagtttttcttcatttattaattacaaaataagagtccccggtgagTTTCgtgcttgtttatacttaaaagtcctgcattatgcaccaaatctttttttgggatgttggttgaacaataaactgcatctgggattttattcatttaggactctttgtgcccgtcatagtaaagaaagaacaagacagggtttttttttaccttccatgaatcaattttaaaaactatcggccgattaatcttttaccggcctttcccaccaccttagttatcggtatcggcaaaatccactatcggtcgacctgtaGATGTAATACATAATACAGCATGCAACAGCTAAGTGTTGGTCAGATTGTAAAGTCCCGATTGCAAGCTTTTAAATGACGCCTGTTTTTCAAATGAGTAGCTTTTAATGGATTAGCAAACAGTTCCAGGTTAAAAgattataaatacaaaaaatatatatattaattggtTATCGTATCGGCCCAAAACTTCTTTATCGGTGCATCCCTCGAACAGACACCATACATATTATGATATTTAGTTCACGGAATAaaatgtctttctgtctttctgcgTGCAGCTTTTGGATCTGAAGTTGACAGTTGATGGTTTGGAGAAAGAACGAGATTTTTACTTCACTAAACTCAGAGACATCGAGTTGATCTGTCAAGAACATGAGAGCGACGGAAACCCAACCCTCGCGAAGATCATCGGCATCCTCTACGCAACAGAGGTGAACACACAAACACGTTGCAATACAAACAGCATGTTTGGCACTAAATGAAAACAAGGAATCGTGATGTTTAGCCATTTTATTTAATGTGCAAACACATAGtataataattagggctgtcgatttaacttgTTCATTCAGTGCGatgaattatattatattaagaaATAATGCGTTTTTAAAAAATTCACATTATTAATCATGTCCCCGTACCGAAGtatggaatattcctaccatcagagcaattcaagctttgaagtaccacctgttttcagcagggggcagtaagcgaacagctgtacagagaacaaaccgtCTCTGGGCTGATCTTTGGCCGGAGCTGAAGTATTCGTGGACAGATGTTGACATGGCAgaagttgtttacttgctaaCTGCTTGAACATATTTTCATGTTGTGGATGCTTTATGTTTGTTGTTATGCTTCAGTGAATCAAATATTCCCCGGAGATATGGTATTTACCATTCGGAATGTTATTACAGAGGTTTGCCGGTAAAACGGTAACAAGTTAACAAATATTCATGAGTTCTTTGTATTTCTTTAGATATAACCATTCAGAATGACTAATGCACACGTTTTTGCTCAGATCATGtacttaaattatatttaaatgacATAGTTTTCCATGATTTATATTTGTAGCACAGTATTTTACTAATATATAGATTTACCAGTACTCGTTTAGCCTGCTATTTAAATGTAGACGGAGCTGTTGCCATTCTTGCCATTATCTTAAGAAGAAATGACTTAATGGTTATTGTAATTGTTGTTGTCACTGCATATGATTTAGTGTTTGATAAAGTGTATTGAATCCTCATTCTTTGTGTTATTTCTTTTCAATTTTATTCTAGCCTGCCTTTTTAACaacgtttacttgcattgtccgATGAGGCTGTAAAATGGACTATAAAAAATATTGAGGGGTCTTCCATTTAACTCATGGATGCAACCTGCCTGGAGACCACTTTTTAACATTATGTGGTGGATAAAGCACTTGAACAATCATGTTACAAGATATACATAAGGGTTGATGATAAACAAAGCACGCACCATCATTtaatttgtatccccttttctcccaatttggaatgcccatttcccactacttagtaggtcctcgtggtggcacggttactcgcctcaatccgggtggcggaggacaagtctcagttgcctccgcttctgagaccgtcagtccgcgcatcttatcgcgtgacTCGttttgcatgacaccgcggagactcacggcatgtggaggctcatgctactctccacgatccacacacaacttaccacacgccccattgagagcgagaaccactaatcacgaccacgaggaggttaccccatgtgactctaccctccctagcaaccgggccaatttggttgcttaggagacctggctggagtcactcagcacaccctggattcaaactagtgactccaggggtgatagtcagcgtcagtacttgctgagctgaggcctgggtagctcagtggtaactGATGCTGACtagcacacctggagtcgcgagtttgaatccagggtgtgctgggtgactccagccaggtctcctaagcaaccaaattggcccggttgctagggagggtagagtcacatggggtaacctcctcgtggtcactataatgtggttcgttctcggtggggcgcgtggtgagttgtgcgtggatgccgcggagaatagcgtgaagcctccacacgcgctatgtctccgtggcaacgcgctcaacaagccatgtgataagatgcgcggattgacggtctcagacacggaggcaactgagattcgtcctccgccacccagattgtggcgagtcactacaccaccacgaggacttagagcgcattgggaattgggcattccaaattggtagaaaaaatactcactgagctacccaggccccaaacacGCACTtcttaataaaatgtgttttatgcaGTTGAACAAAATTCTAGTGTGAAAATAGCATGTCATAGCTCCGCCCTCACTCAAGAAATCCCATTTAAAAAGCATCATTCTATAAGTgaaccttttattaaataatatgaaatggtttgactCTATATTGTTTTAGAAAATCTATTTGAGTTTGAAAAAAGCCTCGTTTCCTTCATCTGGTACAGCTCTTCtgtgacatttacagttattATTTTGTACTCAAtttgttttctcaggtcaagCATTCAAAGTGTGCAAAAAAAGCAAAATGGTACAAGTAAtgaataattgaaataattaaaaaggAATGTTTATCTCTTGATCTCATGTAATGGGCGTTGTCAGTATTAAAAAAGTAGTGGAAAAGAACTTCCAAGAtcaaagttcagaggaagaaCATGCAGCTCAAATGTGCATATTACCATTTTCCCACCATGTTGAAAAAGTTTTTAACGGAATATTCCGGGTGCAATACAagtctcaatcgacagcatttgtgtcataatgttgattagcacagaaattaatttcgactcgttcctccttttctttaaatgtgtgttccagtgagacacttacaatggaagtcaatggggtcaataatctgtaaacattaaaatactcactgtttcaacagtatagacacaagacataaacaatatgtgtgttaacatgattttactgtcataaaatcacttactaaccacatctgtggaaagatatagacaatttacaattttgttgccatgacgacgtaatgctgtACACtctaaaacgatgatttaaacaacgttacagctcaaataatacacaagttttaacagaagaattaatgtaagtgcttttataaaattataagcgtcacatttctgactttaaaccctccaaaaattgactccattgacttccattgtaagtgtctcactggaacatagatttgtgcttttataaagaaaaggaggaacgagtcaaaattaatatttgtgctaatcaacattatgacacaaatgcttttgagttcaacttgtattgaacccggaatattcctttaattcacatTGGTTCATTTAAACATGTCATTGGTGTTACACTGTTTAATGTTCATGTGAAAGATTTGATTGAGTATGATTTATTGATTAATGGTGTGTGTTTTGTGACACTATTGTAAGAAagttttttttgagaatgaccctgTGTGAGGCTGCAGCTGGATATATCTCTTGAAACCAGCACCAGATGAGGATGTGTTTTCGTTTTAACCGCTGGATGGAGCACAATTCCGAATGCAAGGATCTCCAGgcgtgtttttcaaagtttcaaatgaCCTAAAAGACCTAAAAGTGTGTTTATGACTCGAAGTGTCCGTCTGACGCACACGTACATTGATGCAtccttataataaatctgtctcggacagattgacgacTGTGGACTTATattcaataatatgaaaataaacaataaactttactcgtctgccacaatgattatatttataattatttaactataactattataattatttaatcattttatactgaattattatcactttatttgttatttgagcaaatatttatatatccaattaattgtaattaatttgataaatgtaTCTGCATATCacgtaattaattaaattaaaaatttgaaTCAACTGATAGCCTTAATAGTAATAAACGGCACATATATTTTTacgttatatatttatatttatatatatatatattttattgtatgaaaatggCATACTGTTATGAGTTATTGCTTATCGAGTTATTGCGTCACACTTGGTTTTTTGgcaatatatttgtttaaatttcaCACCGTTTGGTTTCGTTTTTAATTTCACTGAATGTTCATTcagagtttgtgtttgttttcaggACGGTTTTGCACCTCCAGAAGATGATGATATTGAAGAATCGCCACAAGACCAGGACGAATACTGATCCATCCACCTCACACTACTgtccctctctcgctctctctctcactcgctctctctctcgctctctctctctctctctctctctctctctctctctctctctctctctctctcactctctctctctctctctctctcactctctctcgctctctctctcgctctctctctctctctcactctctctctctctctctctctctctctctctctctctctctctcactctctctcgctctctctctctctcactctctctcactctctctctctctctcgcactctctctcactctctctcactctcactctctctctcgcactctctctctccctctctctctctctctcacaccctctcgctcactctctctctctctcactctctctctcactctctcactctctctctctcactttctcactctctctcactctctcgcactctctctctccctctctcgcactctctctctccctctctctcaccctctcgctcactctctctctctctctcactctcactctcactcgctctctctctcgctctctctcactctcactcgctctctctctcgctctctctctctctctctctctcactctcactctcactcgctctctctctctctctctctctctctctctctctcactctcactctcactcgctctctctcactctctcactcactctctctctctcttttatactttctgctcaccctttccctccaTCTCCACCCAGCAGACACTGAGGGGCGTGGTTTAAAATGCTAATTGATCAAGTCTGGGTGTAATATGCTAACTGCATATTTGAGGCTTGAGTTTTGAGTTCATGCTGCAGTGATGTGATGAACGGTTGTAATTAAGAGTCTAAATGACTCCAGCACTGAAACCATGACGATGCAGTGACACACTTTTAGTGTATTtctgcacatacacacacgtgtgtgtgttctGATCTTTTTATCTTTTGCAGTGCTGATGTAACTCCCAGACAACTTTTTTGACTAACAGTCTTTCATTTGTGCTCAGATCACTTTATTAGAGAGCTTGAtgcttgtcatttttatttgtatgtccGTCTTTCGGATGTTTTGAACTAATTCTAGAAGGGATTTTTTGTAGTGCAATGAACTACAGAGACACTAAGGAAAGTGAGTGTTGAAAGCATTGAATGAAATCAaggaatcattcacaataagaccaagaacatgtatttaaaaagtaaaatagtcaatttgatttcatgttgactttaaagtgtgtgcgtgtgtctgtgtgtttatgtgtgagtgtgtgtatgtgtgtgtgtctgtgagtgtgtgtgtgtatgtgtgtgtgagtgtgtctgtttgtgtgtttatgtgacgagtgtgtgtgtctgtttatgtgtgagtgtgggtgggtgggtgtgtgtgtgcgtgtgtgtgtgtgtgtatgtgagagtgtgcgtgcgtaagtgtgtgtgtgtgtgtgtgcgcgtgagtGTGTCTGAGGGTGaggtgcgtgtgtgcgtgcgtgagtgtgtCTGAGGGTGTGTGCGCGCGTGAGTGTGTACGTGTTAGTGTGTGTGGGtgcgtgagtgtgagtgtgtgggtgtgtgtatgtgagagtgtgcgtgcgtgtgtgaaaGTGTCTGAgggcgtgtgtgtgagagagtgagtgtgtgtgcgtgcgtgagtgtgtgtgtgaatgtgtgtgtgtgtctgtgggtgtgtgagtgagtgagtgagtgagtgggtgtgcgtgagtgtgtgtgtgtgtgtgtctgtgggtgtgtgagtgagtgggtgtgagagtgagtgtgtgtgattgagtgggtgtgagtgagtgtgtgtgtgtgtctgggtgtgtgagtgagtgggtgtgagtgagtgtgtgtgtgtgtctgggtgtGTGATTgagtgggtgtgagtgtgtgtgtgtgtgtgtgtgtgaatgtgtgtgtgtctgtgggtgggtgtgtgcgagtgagtgagtgggtgtgagtgtgtgtgcgtgcgtgagtgtgtgtgtgaatgtgtgtgtgtctgtgggtgggtgtgtgcgagtgagtgagtgtgtgtgtgtgtgtgtgtgtctgtgggtgtgtgagtgagtgagtgagtgggtgtgcgtgtgtgtgtgtgtgtgtctgtgggtgtgtgtatgtgagagtgtgtgtgcgtgtgtgtgtctgggtgtgtgagtgagtgggtgtgagagtgagtgtgtgtgattgagtgggtgtgagtgagtgtgtgtgtgtgtgtgtctgggtgtgtgagtgggtgtgagagtgtgtgtgtgtgtgtgtctgggtgtgtgagtgggtgtgagagtgagtgtgtgtgtgtgtgtgtctgtgggtgtgtgagtgagtgggtgtgagtgtgtgtgtgtgtgtgtgtctgtgggtgtgtgcgaatgagtgagtgtgtgtgtgtgtctgtgtgtgtctgtgggtgtgtgagtgagtgagtgagtgggtgtgcgtgagtgtgtgtgtatgtgagagtgcgtgcgtgagtgttggtgtgtgagtgggtgtgtgtgtgtgtgtatgtgagtgtgcgtgcgtgagtgtgtgcgtgtgagtgtgttcaTGAGGCTTGTTTCTCTGTAATTGTTGAGAAATCATCAATAGTGCAGGCGGGAGACTTATTTATTCACAAAAGGAATTTAGGACAACTAACGttattcaataaattaattattgaCACTTTGCCATTACTAATGGTTAACTTTGACTGACAGTATGAAAGTGAGTTTTTTAGCTGCTATATTTTGTGTTAACATTTCATTCTGTGTTATTTGTTTTGTTGCACAGAATTAAATATCACACAGGTTAGTTTTGATTGACAGGACCTGTGTCGTTGACCCTTTCACCCCACATTCTGTCATCTGCCTTCATGGCAACTGTGACCTTGGTCATTATTTGCAGACATGCATCCATTTGGAGTTTtactatgtaaaataaaaatgtgtgcagGAAATGCATGTGTACTGGTTTATTTATCATCAGCTATATCACTGTTCATTAATGTGGAGTTATTCACACTGACAGACACATTATAAAAACATTAAGCAATGTGTTTTGAGTAGTTTGTAAGAGAGAAATGGGGGTCAAAGCAATGCATTTTACTTGTGCAGTGTAGTTTTACTTGGTGAgggaaaagaaaatatttaaaacagagGAGCACTGACCTGGAAATATTCCATCTGATGTTGTGTGTTCTGAATAATTCACTCGCAGCACAACTGTAACAGATTCTGCCATGAATTATTAGAATGTTTTGAGACTGATGTCACAGACTGCTGATTATCACAATAAGCCAAATGTTTGGGCGTGCTGGGGCACGTTGGCGAATGTCAGATTGGCAGAGTGTGGTCTTGAGTCATCTTATGATGGTCAGTGTGGCAGGCTGGAGCGCACACACTCTGCTGCTGTCTACTGGAAAGAGACCACATCAAACATGGAATTGTAGGTTGTATTAAatcattacaaaataattagaaTTCTTTTAATAGGTCATTTTAAAAAATCTGGGAGAAATcaagggacaaaaaaaaaaaaaataaaatatttttgtctgaATACACAAATGgtgcattttgtttatttttattttttaaggaacAATTgcctacaataaaaaaaaaaaaaaaaataaatataggaAAAAACAGAAATAGGGAGAAAAATTAAATGAGAatgataaaagaaaatatgaatccaaattaattctatataaatatgtttaattatttaatttattaatttaaaatgtatttattaatttattaaacacaaatattctaagttcagctcaatcgacagcatttgtggcataatgttgattaccacaaaacattaatattgacttgtgagacacttacaatggaagtcaatggggtcaatcatctgtaaacattaaaatactcactgtttcaaaagtatagacacaagacataaacaatatgtgtgttaacatgattttactgtgataacatcacttactaaccgcatctgtggaaagatatagatgattttacaacttcgttgccatggcaacataatGCTTTAAAccccctaaaaccctaaaatgatgatttaaacaactttacagctcaaataatacatgagttttaatagaataattaatgtaagtgcttttataaaattataagcgtcacattactgactttaaaccctccaattattgatcccattgacttccattgtaagtgtctcactggaacctccatttttgcttttttgaaaggaGGGACATAATCAAATGtttttgattaagcttaacttgtatatattcaatatatatttaatattcaaaACTTGTATATTCAAAACAAGACTCATGCGCTGGAGTGACGTCATTACCAAAGAACAACTCAAACGGTGGAGGAACGTCCACGACAAGTCACGTGATGCCTAACGGCGcatctgattggtcagattagCTGCCTATCCTGGCTTTTAAGATTATTACGTGAATATCAAACAGATTACCTGACTAATGTGTGACGGTATTTAATTAGTAATATATAAAATTCCTTTTTAATATACACTGTCATGGGATAACATACTCGACGCAAAAATTAAGAGCAGCTTTCTCTGGGATTCGTGGCAAAAACATTTACTAGTAACTGAGttttttcaaggcaagtcagtccactcggcggccctatttggaacgctcccgggcagGCTGGGTCGCTTTTGTCTACGTAAACAAGCGGTATACAGGTGCAGCTCCTGTGtaattgaatggggaaagaccgaaatctccaaaacggttggtcaagattacgatccaaaaatatatgttaaatcagcagcaaaatctgacaacattggtaTCATAATTGTGCTTCTTTTGCTCCTCATTTTTGCTccatcattttaatacaagtggtccgtcCCTATTAAACTATCTCTGCTACTCTGCTACTACTAGTGACTCTCGCTCGCCCCCGTCTGGAGTGGACGAGCTggtatggagttatatatgtgccacaattctgctcgcgcaaaattatattttgaatgcacaaaaatgttctgcgcgtgcaagatgatattttgagcgcacaaaaaatttgaatactTATATATGTTATTTTGAGTGAAAATGCAAAATGGAactgagtgcacaaaaagttattttgcacgcgcaaaatatttgaatacaaaaaaaaatttcttcatgcacaagatgatattttgagtgcaaaaaagttattttgcgtgtacaagatgatattttgagtgcacaaaaagttattttgcatgtgcaagatgatattttgagtgcacgaAAACATTTCTGCACGCGTAAGATGAAaatgagcgcacaaaaagttattttgcacatgcaagatattttgagtgcaaaaaaatgtctgcatgtgcaagatgaaattttgagcgcacaaaaaatgctctgcacacgcaagatgatattttgagcgcacaaaaacatttctgcacgcgcaagatgaaactgagcgcacaaaaagttattttgcacatgcAAGATATTATGAGTGCAAAAAACAAttctgcatgtgcaagatgaaattttgagcacacaaaaaattTTCTGCACGCATAAAATGAAATTGAGCGCACTTAAAGTTATTCTGCATGCACAAGATGacattttgagtgcaaaaaaaaatgtctgcatgCACAAGATGACATTTTGattgcacaaaaagttattttgcacatgcaagatgatattttgagtgcaaaaaaaaaaattctgcatgcacaagatgaaattttgagcgcacaaaaagttattttg
This genomic window contains:
- the LOC127436450 gene encoding microtubule-associated protein RP/EB family member 3-like isoform X6 encodes the protein MMSPTLARSSSLSPHGSRDEGRSGRISPFRKQTTREQQKDGCGMAVNVYSTSMTIENLSRHEMLAWVNDSLQLSYTKIEQLCSGVAYCQFMDMLFPGCILLKKVKFQAKLEHEYINNFKVLQAAFKRMSVDKIIPVERLVKGRFQDNFEFVQWFKKLFDANYDGKEYDPQLARQGQDVSPVPNPGPQRTSPTAPKNMPAPQRAINSTPSAGMRRNMVMSRNGGSDAEIMELNQQLLDLKLTVDGLEKERDFYFTKLRDIELICQEHESDGNPTLAKIIGILYATEQGAVSEQLYREQTVSGLIFGRS
- the LOC127436450 gene encoding microtubule-associated protein RP/EB family member 3-like isoform X9 translates to MAVNVYSTSMTIENLSRHEMLAWVNDSLQLSYTKIEQLCSGVAYCQFMDMLFPGCILLKKVKFQAKLEHEYINNFKVLQAAFKRMSVDKIIPVERLVKGRFQDNFEFVQWFKKLFDANYDGKEYDPQLARQGQDVSPVPNPGEVIFHKPKNAPRSAGPQRTSPTAPKNMPAPQRAINSTPSAGMRRNMVMSRNGGSDAEIMELNQQLLDLKLTVDGLEKERDFYFTKLRDIELICQEHESDGNPTLAKIIGILYATEQGAVSEQLYREQTVSGLIFGRS
- the LOC127436450 gene encoding microtubule-associated protein RP/EB family member 3-like isoform X7; translated protein: MMSPTLARSSSLSPHGSRDEGRSGRISPFRKQTTREQQKDGCGMAVNVYSTSMTIENLSRHEMLAWVNDSLQLSYTKIEQLCSGVAYCQFMDMLFPGCILLKKVKFQAKLEHEYINNFKVLQAAFKRMSVDKIIPVERLVKGRFQDNFEFVQWFKKLFDANYDGKEYDPQLARQGQDVSPVPNPGPQRTSPTAPKNMPAPQRAINSTPSAGMRRNMVMSRNGGSDAEIMELNQQLLDLKLTVDGLEKERDFYFTKLRDIELICQEHESDGNPTLAKIIGILYATEDGFAPPEDDDIEESPQDQDEY
- the LOC127436450 gene encoding microtubule-associated protein RP/EB family member 3-like isoform X5 codes for the protein MMSPTLARSSSLSPHGSRDEGRSGRISPFRKQTTREQQKDGCGMAVNVYSTSMTIENLSRHEMLAWVNDSLQLSYTKIEQLCSGVAYCQFMDMLFPGCILLKKVKFQAKLEHEYINNFKVLQAAFKRMSVDKIIPVERLVKGRFQDNFEFVQWFKKLFDANYDGKEYDPQLARQGQDVSPVPNPGEVIFHKPKNAPRSAGPQRTSPTAPKNMPAPQRAINSTPSAGMRRNMVMSRNGGSDAEIMELNQQLLDLKLTVDGLEKERDFYFTKLRDIELICQEHESDGNPTLAKIIGILYATEYGIFLPSEQFKL